ATGGGCCATCTGTACCATTGGAGTACAGAATACCTGAGGAAGTTTGGAGcggcaaagaaattaaactttctcacttgaaagtatttggttgtgtcgcgtatgtacacattagtgataatgccaggagtaagctcgactccaaatcactaaaatgtactttcattggatatggtggagatgagttcgggtaccgtttttgggatgacaaaaacaggaaggtcattcgaagcaggaatgtcatattcaatgaaaatgtgaTGTACAAGGACAGGAATGCAGTTCAGTCCACCGATACAACAAGTGACGATCCAACATACGTTGATCCAGATGATACTGCAGAGTGcagtacatcaaagcaaacagaTGAAGGTTTGCAGACGGAGGAGCCCAACTCTGAGGCTGATCCACCACAGTCTCCAGTTCCAGCTCCAACTCCTATACCCAGGAGGTCATCTCGACCTCATGTTCCAAACAGGAAGTACATGAATCAGATGTTACTGACCGATGCTGGTGAACCTGAATTCTATGAAGAAGCATGTCAAGTCGGAGATTCTGTCAAGTGGgagcttgcaatgaaagaagagataaaatctcttatctctaatatgacgtgggaactagttgagttgcccaaaggaaagaaagctctacacaacaaatgggtgtacagaatcaaagaagagcatgatggttcaaagcgatataaggcaagattggtagtcaacactacaagaaaaacgctcatacttGACGGTTTTTAGCCGTCATCTATGATATCCGTCGACCGTCAAGTATACTGGTGTCAAGTATAGTACCTAGTAAAGATGACGGTTAATGACCGTCATCTATACTAATTATTCTTGACggttatatatgtatacatgACGGTGGATAACCGTCAACTATAATTTTAAACATgacatttatattattttcttgaCGCTTTCTAACCgtcaagaaaaatataatacatgacggtttgttttatattttgacattttttgACCGTTATGTATGTTCGTTTTCATGACGATTTATTGATTATATTTGACACTTTTTGAATGTCATGTATATAGGTTTTCATGACGTTTCTATGTTTATTCTTGACACTTTGTAACCGTCATTTCAGCCAGAATATGTCATTATATTTAGTTTTCTTGACGGTTTATAAGCGTCATCTATAGTCATATTAAAATTGTCATATATGCTTATTCagatttttgaaatattatttcATATTATATTGGTTTTTTCctgttttaaatttataaatattattaaattgtacaaaaaaagaaatcaaaacATACTGAAAATGACCAATTAAACATTGATAACCAATATTcatccaacaacaacaacaaaataagAACCAATGTTCTACCACATCTCCCAACAACAAAATTCACCTACATACGACACCCACAAATTATAATTGTTCCAAAAAGCTTTCAAAATGCCATATCAACGCGCAAGAACTTCTCCATGTCACATGTCAAAGCTACAAGACAAAGAAAACaagtatatatattaacaaCACTATAAAGCCAtagatatatttaataaaaattctaaTCATTAGATATTACAAACCTCATTAATGGCAGAAGTTGCCCAATCTTCTCAAACCTCATTTATCTCACTCATAGAATACTCACGTTTTTTAAACTGACAATAAACAAATTCATCACATAAAACCTATATCACATAAAAtgctatattaatatattactaataattaatataacttCTTACCATTGCGCTGGAAAACAAACATATGTATATCGTTAGGTTTTTAATACgcaaaatcaatattttttcCTAGCAAGGTAAATGGTGCCTATTCTTTGTCCCTAACTTGAGTATGACCTGGAAAGTttaactaatatatataaagatagagatgcttgtgaaataaacacataaaataaaagagtaGAAGAAAGAGCAATTAAGATGATGAGAAACGTACGTGTCAACTACGGATTTCCAAGTGGCATCACGATTCCGATGAGACAAAGGATCCATCACATAGACACAATCTTTGTAAGGCTCAATAATTGTTAAGATCCAATGTTTACTACACAAAATTTAGATTTAGTatgaacaattaaaaaaaatctaacatATTGAATTGAGAATATAAGATTTTCTATCAAAATCGTGGGAATAGAGAAGAGTAAAATCCTGTCAAAGTCTTACCTCACCAATACTAAATAGTTTTCATGAGTAAACAAGTGGCATCTAAAAACTAAATAGCATTATGTGAGAAAGTGAATATCCAATCGAACCAATCCCCTGCATATGTAAGAAGAAAACATATGTAAGAAGAAAACAGGACAACATGCCGGTTTCCTCACTGGAAAGCAAAGAAAACAAACCTGTAAATTACATAAGCTAGCATCTGAAATGCAGTGGCTCGGTGCCTTCTCATAACTCCTTGCTTTCACCAAAAAATAAGAGCTAAATCACACTCTACACCTCTTGCTATAACCTGAAATTAGTATCGAGGATACTATAACTTCCTCCTTAACTCCTTCAACAAAGGTTCCCTACAACCAATATAGTAAATTTTCTATGAtttagtaaaatataatatcagTAGAGACATTCAATTCGGTTCTTATAAAAGAAGTAAATCACTTGAGTAAAATATGGTACAAGCTTAATATATCAGAAAAAGATTAAAGAAAGCACAGATCATAGTTCTTCAAATACACTAAAGTAAATCTCCCAATAACAAGTAAATGAAAATATCACCTGTGCATCTTCTCTCATTCTCAAATTTTGTCCAGCAGGTTCAGCAAATCATTGACAACCTGATAGCGTGAAGGCATTAAACAATACCCTAAGGCAATTACCTAATTTTAAAAGGAAACTAACGAAATATATAACTCTCATACACACAACAGTACCAAAAGTATCTACTATCTATAGAAAACAAATAATTAGTTATAAGTTATGACACTTTGCAGCAATTTACTGTtctaaagaaaagcaaaaaatcTGTATGGAAACAGCTACAAGAGAATGTGAACAAGTATCAATGGAGGCACTGTAAAATGCTAAAATGCTAAAATGCTACAGATGGTGCAACAGGTTCATCTTCAGCAGGAAAGGTGACTACTAAATAATAAGCAATTAAATGTCACAAGTATCATGCAATGAATGAGAAGGAACTTCATCTCTGCATATATATCAAGACTCTCACGATTTGGTGAAATAAAGTTTGTAATAAgatagaagaaaaataaaatcaaaacataCCAAGATAGTTGTTCATAAACTTAGGAGATTAGAGTGGCTTCCCTAGCTGGCTTGAGATTAATACCAGGATAGTTGTTCATAAACAATCACAATGCATCTAAGAAGAATTGCAAAAAATGGAAACTAACCATGTAAGAGTGCAGAGAGGCTTCCCATTGGCATATAATCATAGACAAGAAGCTTCTCCTCCCTACTATAGTAGTAAGCTCTAAGAGGCACCAAATTGTGATGATCCATAGCTCCAACACTCTCAATCTTGTCCTTGAATTCGTTCTCCAAAATGGTGACATCCTTGAGCCTCTTCACAGCCACCAAACATCCCCTTCCACCATTTATCCCTGTTTACAAACATATATACCCAAAATTTATGACAACCCTCTACCATATTTGATGTACTATCTTTCTTCGGAAATAATTTGCAAAGTCACCTGcaaaaggtcaatatataacaTGTGTTCATATTTGTCTTCATATATATTTGCTATAATTTAACAAATTTAGATGTTATCATgcagtaagaatattgttgttATGAACTACACATTTACCTTGCCCACATTAAAATTGCTACTTAAATATATCAGACATTCGTCACAGAACTATTGATGTCCATTACTGTACACGACAGGAGCGATGAATAACCCTTGTTTTCAACACGGTCGCTGAAAAAATGAAGCAAACATACAAATTCAGAAATCAAAAAAGCGAATAAAACTAAGCACTCAGATTTATAAATCAGATAAGCAAAGAACACACACAAATTTGAAATCCAAAACACAAGTTCAACATCCTCTTCTTTTATCTCTGCATATCATGGATGATGGTTATTCACAATGCTAGATCGACAAGCAAAATCCAATTGCAGAAAAACCCTAGAACGAAAATTCGTAAGTAGCAATATAAAATCATAGCCTAAAATCGAAACCCTAGACTATCTCAAACATAAATTCATAAGTagcaaaataaaatcatagcaTAAAATCGAAACCCTAGACTATCACAAACATAAATTCCCAGGAAGCAACCAAATTAGGATTTTAAATCCGAAATACCTAGAACAGAGCAGCGAACAATGGAGCATCAAAAAAGCGGAGCAGTGACGGCAGCACAACGGACGTGTAGAAGTGAAGACAGAGAAGGAGGGCGGCGGTTGGCAATGGGGAAGAGGCCGACGGCCGAGGCAGAGGGCGGATGTGCGACTATGCCTGCTTGAGACGGGGAGTGGCGGTTTGACCGGACGAAGAGGGTTTGAGCGCGAGAATGGTGAAGAGGGCGGCGAGAACCGCGTGGCTAGGGTTTGAGGCGGCGGGTTCGATTATTTAGAGCGGCAGAGAGTGGGTATGAGAAGAAATAATCTAGCCGCACAGACGACAAGACTACAGCGGTGCGCGATAACAACGGAGAGGGGCGGCGAGCGAGAACGGAAGCTACGGCTGAGCGCGGCGGGTTCAAAATTCCTATAGCGGGAGATAGCAGTGTATGAGGGAAGAATGAATTGGGATGGGAGTGCTTAAGAAATTTAACTAAGGGTTTTATCTTAATATGATgtgataaataattttatttctatttaatattgaattgaTTAATAAAAACCATTATAGCATAAATTCATTCTTTTTGTAATGTTTAAAAGATAagttcattttcttaatataaaatatttttcattaaaatcatTTTTCACTATGATATCAAAACAATcttagttaaaaaaaattaacatttaaaatttattatttttgtttaatatttaaatgactttaaataaaaatcattatttacaatattttcttatttaaaatatttattttttaataattacaaaattatcttatttaatatttaaatggtttaaaataaaacttattgcttatactataaataaattcttttatttcaatttaaaatatatattcacttttatttaatattaattgattactaaaattcattatattataaatattttaaattaaaatcatttTTCTTTATGATTTcaatacaattattataaagTAACAAAgttgaaattatttgtaaaatTCTTATTGGTGCACCtgaaaaaaattaagttagagtCCAAGTATTTGATCCTTCAcacttgcattttttttttattattattatgacggtttaatttaaatataattgatGTTTTGTACTAAATTTCaagattaatataattaatgacGATTTATTTACTAACTTACACGGTAATTTGCATAAATATCatgtataatatttaaattaatgtacATATATGACgcttatatttaaatatatttgacgATTTATATCAAATGTCAAGAATAATACAATTAATGACGGTTTGTTTAGTAACATACATGTCAGTTTGCATAACTGTCATGTATAACATTTAAATTAACGCACATATATGACGCTTTATAGTAAATGTCATGTATACTATGAATAAACGACGCTCATACATGACGCTTTTCCTAAAAGTGTCAGCTCAGTGTCAAGTATTCAATACATGACACCGCATATATGACGCTTTTTTTTGAAACCGTCATGTATAtgaaaaatgcgctcatacatgacgctttttatgaaaaagcgtcatgtatgcagtgtcatgtatactcatttttcttgtagtgcaaaggtttccaacaggaagaaggaattgactacACAGATATCTTTGCTCCGGTTGTAAAGTTGACAACAATCCGGTCGGTCCTGAGTATTGTCGCAACGGAGGACTTGCATCTAGAGCAGTTAGATGTGAAAACTGCTTTCCTCAATGGTGACTTAGAGGAGGAAATATACATGCAACAACCAGATGGATTCTCTGTCAAAGGAAAGGAGAAGCTGgtgtgcaagttgaaaaagagcctgtatggcttgaagcaagctccgaagCAATGGTACAAGAAGTTTGATGGATTCATGCAGAAAAATGGCTACATGAAGTGCAATGCTGACCATTGTTGTTACTTCAAGAGGTTCGAGTCCAGCTATATCATCTTGctactttatgttgatgacatgttaGTAGCCGGCTCAGACTTGAACGAAATCAAGAAGTTGAAAAGACAGCTTTCAGCGGAGTTcgagatgaaggacttaggagaagcaaagcaaattctcgggatgagaatttacagagacaagcaaaaaggTGTTTTGCAGTTGTCTCAGGCCAACTACGTCAATCGaatcttgcaaagattcaacatgagcagtgctaagccggttagctcagcattagctaaccatttccgcctatccaaagagcactctccaaagactaaggaggaaagagacttcatggctaaaattccttacgcctcagccattggaagtctgatgtatgccatggtctgtactagaccagatatcgctcatgcagtgggagttgtgagcagatttatggcaaatccaggaaagcagcattgggaagcagtaaagtggatattgagatatctacgtggatctactgatagatgcttatgctttcgacgaggtgatgtagcactacaaggttttgtagatgcagattttgcCGGTGAGGTAGATCGCAGGAGAAGCACTACCGGTTATGTCTTTACTATTGGCACGACTGCTGTTAGTTGGATCTCGCAGATACAAAAGATTGTTGCTTTATCCACTACAGAAGCAGAGTACGTGGCAATCACCGAGGCTAGCAAAGAAATGATCTGGTTACAAGGGTTGTTGGCAGAATTGGGTTTTGATCAGACGAAGAATGTCTTGTACAGCGATAGTCAGAGTGCGATACATCTGGCAAAGAATTCAGCATTTCATTCTAGAACGAAGCATATTGGACTTCGTTATCATTTCATCAGATCTCTGTTGGAGGATGAGGTGTTAATACTTGAAAAGATCCAAGGAGCTCAAAATCCAGCCGACATGCTTACAAaggcagtaaccattgataaattgaagttgtgctcagcttcaattggtttgctagaatgacaaagacagaaaggctgttgcgttgatcgaggtgtgaagacagattgaaatcagtcttcaagtgggagattgttagtaaaaaaaatggaagTAGGCTGCCACCAACCTTCTTCACCAACCACCTCCACCATTGCCACCTACCACCAtctgccacctaccacctctcATCCCCTATAAAATCCTTCCTCGCAGCAGCATCACAACACAccaaaacaactatcaaacaaaGCTTTCAGCtaagaaagatagagagagaaatagagagagaaaaatcttgtgagagaaaacttcagtgtggaagttatacacgagtgataaaagtgagttgagagatagcctctgcgtaggcagatacaaaatacagtgtggtaattttgttgtactcctccttttgagattctctaatatattggtgtgggtccgtggacgtaggcagtttggccgaaccacgttaaaaatatcggtgtcatttatttttctcgtttcatatcggtcgatatccaaaatGTTGCGTCTAATTTCCTAACAGCACCAACCTAGATCATCATGAATTTCGTTGTGTAAGCACCTACTATGATGAAATTAATTATTGCCACAAATGTAGATGTTTTGGTATGATGAGTAAAAAAGTAGTTCCGAAGAAAATTCAAGGTGCTGCTTCCATTGATGGAGTCTTTACTCTACACAAAGATTCTTTCATAATCTCTGACGATCTGCGGATCTTGCCGAATGAGACGGGAATCTTAGGATTCATCGCCATTCTCGGCATTGCAGACATGGATGAGGCTGAGATAATCAAATTCGATTTAGGGCTCAGTGAGGTGattcttctctctctaatctcatTATCTTGTGTTATACGGATCAAAAGAATTTCTTCCTTTAAATCATTCctttttttcctcatttttttaatgtaaaagGTAATTTTGGAGTGATAATTATAGCATCATTTTTGGTGTGAGAATATATTACTCTCTGAggtgaaaagaagaaataagaAAGATTGATCTTgtagaaaatgaaggaaaaaaagaagaatttaAAGGGAGAAAATTTGTTTATCGCATCATAAATACACAACATCCTTATTGATTGTCTATCTTTATTAGCTTACGAAGCTTTTAAAGGCATCCTTGACCTCTCCAACTCCATTATCGGACCTCATCATGAATAAAACGCAAGAGATGAACATAAACTCTAGAATGATGGAATCGGCTCAATCAAATATCTCCTCACCTGAGATTGCAAGGGAAGAAAATCCCAAGTCTAGGAAATTGAGTTTGAAAGTGATGATACAGAAGTCTTCGGGTAAGTTTTTGTATGCTCAAGCTAAGGAGGA
This portion of the Salvia miltiorrhiza cultivar Shanhuang (shh) unplaced genomic scaffold, IMPLAD_Smil_shh fragScaff_scaffold_30_2:::fragment_4:::debris, whole genome shotgun sequence genome encodes:
- the LOC131002902 gene encoding uncharacterized protein LOC131002902, with protein sequence MTLFLKVSAQCQEEGIDYTDIFAPVVKLTTIRSVLSIVATEDLHLEQLDVKTAFLNGDLEEEIYMQQPDGFSVKGKEKLVCKLKKSLYGLKQAPKQWYKKFDGFMQKNGYMKCNADHCCYFKRFESSYIILLLYVDDMLVAGSDLNEIKKLKRQLSAEFEMKDLGEIQKIVALSTTEAEYVAITEASKEMIWLQGLLAELGFDQTKNVLYSDSQSAIHLAKNSAFHSRTKHIGLRYHFIRSLLEDEVLILEKIQGAQNPADMLTKAVTIDKLNTNLDHHEFRCVSTYYDEINYCHKCRCFGMMSKKVVPKKIQGAASIDGVFTLHKDSFIISDDLRILPNETGILGFIAILGIADMDEAEIIKFDLGLSELTKLLKASLTSPTPLSDLIMNKTQEMNINSRMMESAQSNISSPEIAREENPKSRKLSLKVMIQKSSGKFLYAQAKEEFVEFLFSCFNIPLGGVEHLLSGKACVTAIDNLYRSTLDVIDDKYFKRDMKKRVTKPNVVHGCISKHHILPLVEEPLPFAYYDDCYFSSSKLYKGPGRYLEGPRTYQVKDDLTVVPFCTVSILSGLRAKRISISDVEEVEMQIGLKEACSILKASLTSSTALTDAFLAHNKSLEQPKGEEV